The following nucleotide sequence is from Alteromonas sp. V450.
TGCGTACGCTTGTTCGTGCAAACTACTACGGTGGTTGGGACGATACCGGCAATGGCGTGAATGGCATTGATGCCGCTGTGCTTATTGATGTTGAAGCGAAATATTCGTACAGCGAAAACCTAGATCTGGTTATTGGTGTGAACAACCTGTTCGACGAGTACCCGGAAGAAAACCCAAGTGCGGGCAGTTTAGGTCAGCTTTACTCTGAAGCAAGTCCGTTCGGCTTTAACGGCGGTATGTGGTACGTGCAAGCGCGTTATACTTACTAAGCTTTAAAGCAATAAAAAATGCCGTTTCATTGAAACGGCATTTTTGTTTCTGGCCCTAAATTAGGCGTCCTATAAGTAGGTTTCTATCAAGCTTGCCTTGTTGTTAAATGCCTTTACCGAAACCTTATTGGTATTTTTTAAGTTCTAATCTAGACACCATACCCTTGTGTACCTCGTCTGGGCCGTCTGCAAGCCGAAGGGCACGCGCGCCCGCGGCAAAACGCGCTAGCGGGAAGTCGCTACACATGCCCGCACCACCATGAATTTGCAGGGCCATATCCACTACGCTTTGTAACATGTTTGGTACCACTACTTTTATCGCTGATATTTCGGTCATGGCATGCTTTACACCCAGGTTGTCTATTTTCCATGCGGCGTGCAAGGTAAGTAAGCGCGCTTGTTCGATGGCCATGCGGGCGTCGGCTACGCGTTCTAAATTGCCACCTAAGCGAATAATAGGTTTGCCAAATGCCACCCGCTCATGACCGCGTTTTAACGCAAGTTCAAGGGCTTTTTCGGCCATACCGATAGCGCGCATACAGTGGTGAATACGACCTGGGCCTAAGCGGCCTTGCGCAATAGCGAAACCTTTACCTAACCCCATAACAAGGTGGTCTTTACTTACCCTTACGTTATCAAAGTGCATTTCACCATGGCCATATGGTGCATCGTAGTCGCCGTATGCATCTAGCATACGTTTAATGGTAATTCCTGGTGTGTCTAGCGGTACTATCACCATACTGTGGCGGCTGTGTTTGTCATTTTCTGGGTTTGATAAACCCATGAATATTGTAAATGCAGCATTGGGGTGGCCTAAGCCGGTAGACCACCACTTCTTGCCGTTAATAACTACATCGTCACCGTCTTCAATGATGGTAGCAGCCATATTGGTGGCGTCAGATGACGCAACGTCTGGCTCGGTCATGCCAAATACCGAACGTATTTCACCTGCCAATAAAGGCTTTAGCCATTTCTCTTTTTGTGCGTCGCTGCCGAAATGATAAAGCACTTCCATGTTACCGGTGTCAGGCGCATTACAATTGAAAATTTCAGGGGCGAACAAGTATTTGCCCATGCGTTCTGCCATTGGGGCATATTCAAGCGTAGTAAGACCTTGGCCTAGCTCAGCATCGGGTAAGAATAAGTTGGCCAAACCTGCCTCACGTGCTTTTGCTTTAAGTGCTTCAGTGCCTGGATGTAGTTTCCAGTTTTTCCAGTCACCGTGGTTATTCTCTTTATGGTGAAAATCATAAACTTCATTTTCGATAGGGGCGATGTGCTCGGCAATGAAGTTATCTAGTTTTTCAAGCAGCGCTTTTGTTTTATCGTTATGTGAGAAATCCATAGGGTACCTTTTATTCTGTTAGGCTCTGAGTAATGGTGGCGCATGTAGCTACCTACAAACGCACAGCAACATACTTCAGTCGCACGGTTTTAATTCGATAACTCTATAATAGACAGCATTTTTAAATGAATGAAATGAAATATAATCCTTGATGTGTGTGAATTAAATTCATACCTTATGGTTGGTTAACGCACGATTAGTAGGTATCTATAAGTAGGTATTTAATAACAAGGCAATGGGCATGTTAGAACACCGTCAATTTGAAAAACTCGACTTGAACTTGCTAAAAGTGTTTGAGGCGCTTTGGCTGCACAGAAACATGACGCGAGTGGCCGAGAGTTTGAATATTACGCCGTCGGCGGTAAGCCATGCCATGCGACGGTTTCGCGATGTGCTTAACGACCCTTTATTTGTAAAAGAAAAGCAAGCTATGCTGCCAACAGCTGCGTGCGAACGCCTTGCGCCTTCAATTTTGCAGGCGTTGGCTGATATACGAAAAGCTTTAGGCGCGTTTAACGAGTTTAACCCATTGTACAGTCATCAGCGTTTTGTCATTGCTATGCAAGAGTCGCTAGAGCTTGGCGTATTGCCCACGCTATTATCAACGTTACAAAATAAAGCGCCCAATGTGGAAATTGTCAGTACACGCCTACACCGTGATACTATGTTGGCCGATTTGAGCAGCCGCAATTTACATCTTGTTATTGATATAGGCAGAGCAGTGGCTGCGCCAATAGCGCATTCACTATTGCGCCGTGACAACTACTGCGTGTTAATGAGCAAACACAATCCGTTGGCACAAGGTTTAGATAAAAAGAAGTATCTGGCCGCTAAACACATAACCGTGTCAAACAGGGTAAAGGGGGCGTCCGTTGAGGAGATTGCGCTTCAGCAGCTCGGCGTAAGCCGCCCATCTCATTGGCGTTGCCAAAACTATCGCGCTGCTGCCGATGTTGTGGCATGCAGCAACGCGCTGCTTACTTTGCCCGGCTCCGTTGCCGACGCGGTGGCCGATAATAATCTGATAAGCGCTAAGCTTCCTTAT
It contains:
- a CDS encoding LysR family transcriptional regulator, whose product is MLEHRQFEKLDLNLLKVFEALWLHRNMTRVAESLNITPSAVSHAMRRFRDVLNDPLFVKEKQAMLPTAACERLAPSILQALADIRKALGAFNEFNPLYSHQRFVIAMQESLELGVLPTLLSTLQNKAPNVEIVSTRLHRDTMLADLSSRNLHLVIDIGRAVAAPIAHSLLRRDNYCVLMSKHNPLAQGLDKKKYLAAKHITVSNRVKGASVEEIALQQLGVSRPSHWRCQNYRAAADVVACSNALLTLPGSVADAVADNNLISAKLPYGLPALETHLYWHSQHEGEPGLIWLRDLMLHLFAESGHTR
- a CDS encoding acyl-CoA dehydrogenase family protein, whose amino-acid sequence is MDFSHNDKTKALLEKLDNFIAEHIAPIENEVYDFHHKENNHGDWKNWKLHPGTEALKAKAREAGLANLFLPDAELGQGLTTLEYAPMAERMGKYLFAPEIFNCNAPDTGNMEVLYHFGSDAQKEKWLKPLLAGEIRSVFGMTEPDVASSDATNMAATIIEDGDDVVINGKKWWSTGLGHPNAAFTIFMGLSNPENDKHSRHSMVIVPLDTPGITIKRMLDAYGDYDAPYGHGEMHFDNVRVSKDHLVMGLGKGFAIAQGRLGPGRIHHCMRAIGMAEKALELALKRGHERVAFGKPIIRLGGNLERVADARMAIEQARLLTLHAAWKIDNLGVKHAMTEISAIKVVVPNMLQSVVDMALQIHGGAGMCSDFPLARFAAGARALRLADGPDEVHKGMVSRLELKKYQ